A stretch of the Gemmatimonadales bacterium genome encodes the following:
- a CDS encoding SRPBCC domain-containing protein, translating into MTAGPRTELVVRRLVPVARERVFAAWLDPVSLARWMSPGTVTGADVELDPRVGGAFRIVMHHPGGSVEHRGEYLAIEPPARLSFTWISENTGQLPSLVTVELYERGAGTEIVLTHRRLPGDKVDAHRRGWTDIVRKLAEALTGGPHG; encoded by the coding sequence ATGACGGCGGGGCCCCGGACCGAGCTGGTGGTGCGGCGGCTGGTGCCGGTCGCGCGCGAGCGCGTGTTCGCCGCGTGGCTCGACCCGGTGAGCCTCGCCCGGTGGATGTCCCCGGGCACGGTGACCGGCGCCGACGTCGAGCTCGACCCGCGCGTCGGGGGCGCGTTCCGGATCGTGATGCACCACCCGGGCGGCTCCGTGGAGCACCGGGGCGAGTACCTCGCGATCGAGCCGCCGGCGCGGCTCTCCTTCACCTGGATCTCCGAGAACACGGGCCAGCTGCCCTCGCTCGTGACCGTCGAGCTTTACGAGCGCGGCGCGGGCACGGAGATCGTGCTGACGCACCGGCGCCTGCCGGGCGACAAGGTGGACGCGCATCGCCGGGGCTGGACCGACATCGTACGCAAGCTCGCGGAGGCGCTCACCGGAGGACCCCATGGCTGA
- a CDS encoding thioredoxin family protein produces MAHSGGLEGHPVVSREEWLAARTAFLAKEKEFSRLRDDLNRRRRELPWVKIEKRYVFDGPKGQETLADLFAGRSQLAVYHFMFDPDAKQGCPHCSFWADHYDGMTPHLPHRDVSFVAVSRAPLAKIAEFQKRMGWRFKWVSSNRTEFNYDFHVSFTPEQVKSGGFYNYQASVPVGSEREGFSAFYQDEDGAIYHTYSTYARGIDLLNGTYNLLDLMPKGRDEDGLEFSQAWVRHHDRYGA; encoded by the coding sequence ATGGCACACAGCGGCGGTCTCGAGGGTCACCCGGTGGTCTCCCGCGAGGAGTGGCTCGCGGCCCGGACGGCGTTCCTCGCGAAGGAGAAGGAGTTCTCCCGGCTCCGCGACGACCTCAACCGGCGGCGGCGTGAGCTTCCCTGGGTGAAGATCGAGAAAAGGTACGTCTTCGACGGCCCGAAGGGCCAGGAGACGCTGGCCGACCTGTTCGCGGGCAGGAGCCAGCTCGCCGTCTACCACTTCATGTTCGACCCGGACGCGAAGCAGGGCTGCCCGCACTGCTCGTTCTGGGCCGACCACTACGACGGCATGACCCCGCACCTTCCGCATCGTGACGTGAGCTTCGTGGCCGTGTCGCGGGCGCCGCTCGCGAAGATCGCGGAGTTCCAGAAGCGGATGGGGTGGCGGTTCAAATGGGTCTCGTCGAACCGGACCGAGTTCAACTACGACTTCCACGTGTCGTTCACGCCGGAGCAGGTCAAGAGCGGCGGCTTCTACAACTACCAGGCGAGCGTGCCGGTCGGCTCGGAGCGGGAGGGCTTCAGCGCGTTCTACCAGGACGAGGACGGCGCGATCTACCACACGTACTCGACCTACGCCCGGGGCATCGACCTGCTGAACGGGACCTACAACCTGCTCGACCTGATGCCGAAGGGGCGCGACGAGGACGGTCTCGAGTTCTCGCAGGCCTGGGTCCGGCATCACGACCGGTACGGCGCCTGA
- a CDS encoding DUF885 domain-containing protein, which translates to MLRKLLPVSAALLVAAAAACSRGDSRFPALADEYVYTSLSFSPSGASQVGLHVFVDPRTRDTLRLDALLDDYSAAALDHQRAYYRDFATRLGAIRRDRLEPQTQADYDLLDNAVKFASFSLDSERFYQRRPQLYAEILGSALFANISLEYADTAARARDLTTRVEQIPAWIGVATRNLTASNEIYRKVALEEMAGVADLLKNMGTAFVKGTPSQARYQAAQGPALAALAHYAAFVRDTLPRRAAFDWRMGRGMFEQKWRYYLQASVTPEEMLRSAEDSMRAIRHEMLQLADPLYSSWFPGKRPAGDSATVLNAIVGRVLGRIGEEHANRDSLVEVGQRTVADLERFVVDHHVLSQTDFSNLKVIPTPVFERGSYGVGGAVFAPALQPNLSAFYWVTPIPKEWKAADAEAKLREYNKYKMLSLTIHEAMPGHIVQGDYANRVTPEWRRLLRTVYGLNSYIEGWAVYMEQAMEELGANGGDAVKARLVALKADLRMYANVIIDVRLHTMGMNGDSAVALMVRDAFQERPEATAKLQRAQLDYVQLNTYPVGVREWWDFRRAAEAREGSAFNLCRFHDLVLSYGPIPVPAVRSLYFAKVAPTATMPPSRCEAAGG; encoded by the coding sequence ATGCTCCGCAAGCTGCTTCCCGTCTCCGCCGCCCTGCTGGTGGCCGCCGCGGCCGCCTGCAGCCGCGGGGACTCCCGCTTCCCCGCGCTCGCCGACGAGTACGTCTACACCAGCCTGAGCTTCTCACCGTCGGGCGCGAGCCAGGTGGGGCTTCACGTCTTCGTGGACCCGCGGACCAGGGACACGCTGCGGCTCGACGCGCTGCTCGACGACTACTCGGCGGCGGCGCTCGACCACCAGCGCGCGTACTACCGCGACTTCGCGACCCGGCTCGGGGCGATCCGGCGCGACCGGCTCGAGCCGCAGACGCAGGCCGACTACGACCTGCTCGACAACGCTGTGAAGTTCGCGAGCTTCAGCCTCGACAGCGAGCGGTTCTACCAGCGCCGCCCGCAGCTCTACGCCGAGATCCTGGGCAGCGCGCTGTTCGCCAACATCAGCCTCGAGTACGCCGACACGGCCGCGCGGGCGCGGGACCTGACGACGCGCGTCGAGCAGATTCCGGCGTGGATCGGCGTCGCGACCCGGAACCTCACCGCGTCGAACGAGATCTATCGCAAGGTGGCGCTGGAGGAGATGGCCGGCGTCGCGGACCTGCTCAAGAACATGGGCACCGCGTTCGTGAAGGGCACGCCCTCCCAGGCCCGCTACCAGGCGGCGCAGGGGCCGGCGCTGGCCGCCCTCGCGCATTACGCGGCGTTCGTGCGCGACACGCTCCCCAGGCGGGCGGCGTTCGACTGGCGCATGGGGCGCGGGATGTTCGAGCAGAAGTGGCGCTACTACCTCCAGGCGTCGGTGACGCCGGAGGAGATGCTGCGCTCGGCCGAAGACAGCATGCGGGCCATCCGGCACGAGATGCTGCAGCTGGCCGATCCGCTCTACTCGTCGTGGTTCCCGGGCAAGCGGCCGGCGGGCGACAGCGCCACCGTGCTGAACGCGATCGTGGGCCGGGTGCTGGGCAGGATCGGGGAGGAGCACGCCAACCGCGACTCGCTGGTCGAGGTGGGCCAGCGGACCGTGGCGGACCTCGAGAGGTTCGTGGTGGACCACCACGTCCTCTCGCAGACCGATTTCTCCAATCTCAAGGTGATTCCGACGCCGGTGTTCGAGCGCGGCAGCTACGGCGTGGGCGGGGCGGTGTTCGCGCCGGCGCTGCAACCCAACCTCAGCGCGTTCTACTGGGTGACGCCGATCCCGAAGGAGTGGAAGGCGGCCGACGCCGAGGCCAAGCTGCGCGAGTACAACAAGTACAAGATGCTCTCGCTGACCATCCACGAGGCGATGCCCGGGCACATCGTGCAGGGGGACTACGCCAACCGCGTGACGCCGGAGTGGCGCCGGCTCCTGAGGACCGTGTACGGGCTCAACAGCTACATCGAGGGATGGGCGGTGTACATGGAGCAGGCAATGGAGGAGCTGGGCGCGAACGGCGGCGACGCGGTGAAGGCGCGCCTGGTGGCGCTGAAGGCCGACCTGCGGATGTACGCGAACGTGATCATCGACGTGCGGCTCCACACGATGGGGATGAACGGCGACAGCGCGGTCGCGCTGATGGTGCGCGACGCCTTCCAGGAGCGGCCCGAGGCGACCGCGAAGCTGCAGCGGGCACAGCTCGACTACGTGCAGCTCAACACCTACCCGGTGGGCGTGCGGGAGTGGTGGGACTTCCGGCGCGCGGCGGAGGCGCGGGAGGGGAGCGCGTTCAACCTGTGCCGGTTCCACGACCTCGTGCTGTCGTACGGGCCGATCCCGGTGCCGGCGGTCCGCAGCCTCTACTTCGCCAAGGTGGCCCCGACGGCCACCATGCCGCCCTCGCGCTGCGAGGCGGCGGGAGGTTGA
- a CDS encoding methyltransferase domain-containing protein — translation MADVRASIDLALEPAAAFDVLVEELANALVRSGIRFEPGPGGRVAEGAFEVGRVLTWEPGRGVALEWRHASWNPGVVTEMRLRLEPTDGGTRATLEHRGWDAVIDDPKELAGWFAGEVLAPLLNASSPVAFGDWFTDRRARRPSGAAARATYLHPLYHYPNFRVILAELSLTRDDRLLEVGCGGGAFLKAALHSGCRAAAVDHSPEMVRLASETNRDAVAAGRLEVREADAASLPFPDGAFTCAAMTGVLGFLPEPVAALAEIRRVLVAGGRLVAMGTDPELRGTPAAPEPMASRLRFYDSAQLEALGRTAGFADVRVVRRDLQPFAREAGVPEAHLPLFAAGEGGGARFLIARKTG, via the coding sequence ATGGCTGACGTCCGCGCCAGCATCGACCTGGCACTCGAGCCGGCCGCGGCCTTCGACGTCCTGGTCGAGGAGCTGGCCAACGCGCTGGTGCGCTCGGGGATCCGCTTCGAGCCGGGGCCCGGCGGGCGCGTCGCCGAAGGCGCCTTCGAGGTGGGCCGGGTGCTCACCTGGGAACCCGGGCGGGGGGTCGCGCTCGAATGGCGGCACGCCAGCTGGAATCCCGGCGTGGTGACCGAGATGCGCCTGCGGCTCGAGCCGACGGACGGCGGGACCAGGGCGACGTTGGAGCACCGGGGATGGGATGCGGTCATCGACGATCCCAAGGAGCTGGCGGGCTGGTTCGCGGGAGAGGTGCTCGCGCCCCTGCTGAACGCGAGCAGCCCCGTGGCCTTCGGCGACTGGTTCACCGACCGCCGGGCCCGGCGCCCGTCGGGCGCCGCGGCGCGCGCCACCTACCTGCACCCGCTCTACCACTATCCCAACTTCCGGGTCATCCTCGCCGAGCTGTCGTTGACCAGGGACGACCGCCTGCTCGAGGTCGGATGCGGGGGCGGCGCCTTCCTCAAGGCGGCGCTCCACAGCGGGTGCCGCGCGGCCGCGGTGGACCACAGCCCCGAGATGGTGCGGCTGGCGAGCGAGACGAACCGCGACGCGGTGGCCGCCGGGCGCCTCGAGGTGCGGGAGGCCGACGCCGCCTCGCTGCCCTTTCCCGACGGCGCGTTCACCTGCGCCGCGATGACCGGGGTCCTGGGTTTCCTCCCCGAGCCCGTGGCGGCGCTGGCGGAGATCCGGCGCGTGCTCGTGGCGGGCGGCCGGCTGGTGGCCATGGGCACGGATCCCGAGCTGAGGGGGACGCCGGCCGCGCCGGAGCCGATGGCCTCGCGCCTGCGCTTCTACGACAGCGCTCAGCTCGAGGCCCTCGGCCGCACGGCCGGATTCGCGGATGTGCGCGTGGTGCGACGCGACCTGCAGCCGTTCGCGCGCGAGGCGGGCGTGCCCGAAGCGCACCTGCCGCTGTTCGCCGCCGGCGAGGGTGGCGGCGCGCGGTTCCTGATCGCCCGGAAGACCGGCTAG
- a CDS encoding protein kinase, translating to MNTCSKCGAELQAGARMCGKCGAEITPSARTVAGTPAAAGRLPHAESDDLELGQVQRFLASVYKVERVLGRGIRTVVYQAAEINPPRPVAVKVLPTGGGYAQAAARFKDEARAAMALNHPNIVPVYRVGLRAGAPYFIAMKLVEGRALDAILHSQGALPLPAILLVLRAATAALDYAHGQGTNHGDLKAGDILIDRDGRVMVSDFGIARTIREMTGAAAAARAGGADAGGVGGPPSDQYALGVVALQMLTGSVPSDADFLTSVRDVRSSREGLPDALVRLVQTALARDPGQRYASAADMLTAIKAIPFTDADRRDAYAVLGQLVRGEPVPRIRVAPLPPRAGVGLPGRTTSFKAPTAAATVPPPPAPTPRVVPPAPAEGVTKAVPAAHAARPAPAAAAPPAAHAPPPASAPPVRKAPPAPAHPAPPAARTPPPEPAAPAPPARTAPPAPAARTAPPAPARRVPPAEPTPPPEPPAPAPPPSRTGPFASVVRPAPRASGAPRAKRATPEPEPIETPGLWTASPEPPAPPPPAARPPRVTPQPWTDHGVLSTPPIPYPKRPSRAKPLLAAGLVVAAVAGGVYWLVSRGPAPSQLAQTPARAAAPAARTPATPGAPAAPAPTAPAVPESARSDTAHRLPAATSGARLDTTVATEKTGQLLLYAVPSTAEITVDDELSGSGGFVDSEVTAGRRHLHISAPGYAALDTIITVRGGSTLNLGRLALQAEAGQPAAPAPPTTGRIRLRTVPPTAEIFVDGQSVGVGALVDFEVTSGQRQLRISAPGFVTLDTLITVEPGATVRLGQVSLQSAPGGQ from the coding sequence ATGAACACCTGCTCCAAGTGCGGCGCGGAGCTGCAGGCCGGCGCACGCATGTGCGGGAAGTGCGGAGCGGAGATCACGCCCTCGGCACGGACCGTCGCCGGAACGCCCGCCGCGGCCGGCCGGCTGCCGCACGCCGAGAGCGACGACCTGGAGCTGGGCCAGGTCCAGCGGTTCCTGGCCTCGGTCTACAAAGTGGAACGGGTGCTGGGCCGCGGCATCCGGACGGTCGTGTACCAGGCCGCCGAGATCAACCCGCCGCGCCCCGTGGCCGTGAAGGTGCTCCCGACCGGGGGCGGGTACGCGCAGGCGGCCGCGCGCTTCAAGGACGAGGCGCGGGCCGCGATGGCCCTCAATCACCCGAACATCGTGCCCGTCTACCGCGTCGGCCTGCGGGCCGGCGCCCCGTACTTCATCGCGATGAAGCTGGTGGAGGGCCGGGCGCTCGACGCCATCCTCCACTCCCAGGGCGCCCTCCCGCTGCCGGCCATCCTGCTGGTGCTCCGCGCCGCCACCGCGGCGCTCGACTACGCACACGGGCAGGGGACCAACCACGGCGATCTCAAGGCCGGCGACATCCTGATCGACCGCGACGGGCGCGTGATGGTGTCCGACTTCGGCATCGCGCGCACCATCAGGGAAATGACGGGCGCCGCCGCCGCGGCCCGCGCCGGTGGGGCGGACGCGGGGGGTGTCGGCGGCCCGCCGAGCGACCAGTACGCCCTCGGCGTGGTGGCACTGCAGATGCTCACCGGGTCGGTGCCGTCCGACGCCGACTTCCTCACGTCGGTGCGCGACGTGCGCTCGTCGCGGGAGGGACTCCCGGACGCCCTGGTGCGCCTCGTGCAGACGGCCCTGGCGCGGGATCCCGGGCAGCGGTACGCGAGCGCCGCGGACATGCTCACGGCGATCAAGGCGATCCCCTTCACCGACGCCGATCGCCGCGACGCGTATGCGGTGCTCGGGCAGCTGGTGCGCGGCGAGCCGGTGCCGAGGATCCGGGTCGCCCCGCTGCCCCCGCGCGCCGGCGTCGGACTCCCGGGGAGGACCACCTCGTTCAAGGCGCCGACGGCGGCGGCGACCGTGCCACCGCCGCCGGCCCCGACGCCGAGAGTCGTGCCTCCCGCCCCGGCGGAGGGGGTCACGAAGGCCGTGCCGGCCGCCCACGCCGCGCGACCGGCTCCGGCCGCCGCGGCGCCGCCGGCCGCGCATGCCCCTCCTCCTGCCTCCGCTCCTCCGGTGAGGAAGGCGCCGCCCGCGCCCGCGCACCCGGCGCCACCCGCCGCCCGCACGCCGCCACCGGAGCCCGCCGCGCCGGCGCCACCCGCGAGGACGGCGCCTCCGGCTCCCGCGGCGAGAACGGCGCCACCCGCGCCGGCTCGGCGGGTGCCGCCCGCGGAGCCCACGCCACCGCCCGAGCCCCCTGCGCCCGCCCCACCGCCCTCGAGGACGGGGCCCTTCGCCTCCGTCGTGCGGCCCGCGCCGCGCGCCTCGGGGGCGCCCCGCGCGAAGCGCGCGACGCCCGAGCCGGAGCCGATCGAGACGCCCGGCCTGTGGACGGCGTCCCCCGAGCCCCCGGCGCCGCCGCCCCCGGCCGCGCGGCCTCCGCGAGTCACGCCGCAGCCGTGGACCGACCACGGCGTGCTGTCCACGCCGCCCATCCCGTACCCCAAGCGGCCGTCGCGCGCGAAGCCGCTGCTGGCCGCGGGCCTGGTGGTCGCGGCGGTCGCGGGCGGCGTGTACTGGCTGGTGAGCCGCGGCCCCGCACCGAGCCAGCTGGCGCAGACCCCGGCGCGGGCCGCGGCGCCCGCGGCGCGCACCCCGGCCACGCCGGGCGCTCCCGCCGCGCCGGCCCCGACCGCGCCCGCCGTTCCGGAGAGCGCGCGGTCCGACACCGCGCACCGGCTCCCCGCCGCGACGTCCGGCGCACGGCTCGACACCACCGTCGCGACGGAGAAGACGGGCCAGCTGCTGCTCTACGCCGTGCCCTCCACGGCCGAGATCACCGTGGACGACGAGCTGAGCGGCAGCGGGGGATTCGTGGACTCCGAGGTGACCGCGGGCCGGCGGCACCTGCACATCAGCGCCCCGGGCTACGCCGCGCTCGACACGATCATCACCGTGCGCGGGGGCAGCACGCTGAATCTGGGCCGGCTCGCGCTGCAAGCGGAGGCAGGGCAGCCGGCGGCGCCAGCGCCTCCGACCACGGGCCGGATCCGGCTCCGGACCGTCCCGCCGACCGCGGAGATCTTCGTGGACGGCCAGTCGGTCGGCGTCGGGGCGCTGGTGGATTTCGAGGTCACGTCCGGGCAGCGGCAGCTGCGGATCAGCGCCCCCGGCTTCGTGACGCTCGATACGCTCATCACGGTGGAGCCGGGCGCGACGGTGCGCCTCGGGCAGGTCTCCCTCCAGAGCGCTCCAGGCGGGCAGTGA
- a CDS encoding metalloregulator ArsR/SmtB family transcription factor, translating into MAMRAAELNRVYGALADPTRRAILGVLARGEANVGSLAGRFPITLNGVSKHVKVLERAGLVARTVRGREHRLRLVPGPLRDATAWLEHYRGFWEQRLEALEAYLVGRPGGRRAPRAGRRHG; encoded by the coding sequence ATGGCCATGCGAGCGGCGGAGCTGAATCGGGTCTACGGGGCGCTCGCGGATCCCACCCGCCGCGCCATCCTCGGCGTGCTGGCCCGGGGCGAAGCCAACGTCGGGAGCCTGGCCGGCCGCTTTCCGATCACGCTCAACGGCGTCTCCAAGCACGTGAAGGTCCTCGAGCGGGCGGGGCTCGTGGCGCGCACGGTGCGGGGCCGCGAGCACCGGCTGCGACTCGTGCCCGGGCCGCTGCGGGACGCCACGGCGTGGCTGGAGCACTACCGCGGGTTCTGGGAGCAGCGGCTCGAGGCGCTGGAGGCGTACCTGGTGGGCCGGCCCGGCGGACGGCGGGCGCCGCGCGCCGGGCGGAGGCACGGATGA
- a CDS encoding DUF2182 domain-containing protein — protein MFVAGVGATVALRRSMMGAMPMPDAMPAAAMPSAGTMSLAGGVAAGPWTPMPGQGRLGAAAVFLAMWVVMMVAMMMPSLVPMLSRYRRLAPGADARLGARTAVAGAGYFAVWAGIGAAVWVAGVLWLAAEQRWAALARSAPFAAAALLVAAGGVQLTGWKARQLGRCRAPACARAPAPGGRGAWRHGLQAGVACALCCSGFMTILLVAGVMDLRLMAVVAVAITFERLAPWPAFAARAAGVLGVFAGVVALTRAFGVA, from the coding sequence GTGTTCGTGGCGGGCGTCGGTGCGACGGTCGCGCTGCGGCGGTCCATGATGGGCGCGATGCCGATGCCGGACGCGATGCCGGCGGCGGCGATGCCGTCGGCCGGCACGATGTCGCTGGCGGGCGGCGTGGCGGCGGGCCCGTGGACGCCGATGCCGGGGCAGGGCCGCCTGGGCGCGGCAGCCGTCTTCCTGGCGATGTGGGTGGTGATGATGGTAGCGATGATGATGCCGTCGCTGGTGCCGATGCTGTCGAGATACCGGCGCCTCGCCCCCGGAGCGGACGCTCGCCTGGGCGCGCGGACCGCGGTGGCGGGTGCCGGCTACTTCGCCGTGTGGGCCGGGATCGGCGCGGCGGTCTGGGTGGCTGGCGTGCTGTGGCTGGCGGCCGAGCAGCGATGGGCGGCCCTCGCGCGCTCGGCTCCGTTCGCGGCGGCCGCCCTCCTCGTGGCGGCAGGAGGCGTTCAGCTCACGGGGTGGAAGGCCCGGCAGCTCGGGCGCTGCAGGGCCCCGGCCTGCGCCCGGGCACCGGCGCCCGGCGGCCGGGGCGCGTGGCGGCACGGCCTTCAGGCCGGCGTCGCGTGCGCCCTGTGCTGCTCCGGCTTCATGACGATCCTGCTGGTGGCGGGCGTGATGGACCTGCGCCTGATGGCGGTGGTCGCCGTTGCGATCACCTTCGAGCGGCTCGCCCCGTGGCCCGCCTTCGCGGCGCGAGCGGCGGGAGTCCTCGGCGTGTTTGCCGGCGTGGTCGCACTGACCCGCGCGTTCGGCGTCGCCTGA